One genomic region from Oncorhynchus gorbuscha isolate QuinsamMale2020 ecotype Even-year linkage group LG13, OgorEven_v1.0, whole genome shotgun sequence encodes:
- the LOC123993890 gene encoding cyclin N-terminal domain-containing protein 2 isoform X1 — protein sequence MAKTGFCDSIPLLDLHKKVAEERRAPLRALANACGPKERWQPQEGESKGTYQKTEPEARWARRLPVSTDDGIIMGFHEDDSPSHSGGCMEEEAVLIYLHGLQGLYSLQALVPGMLRHETELAMETLGLIYDRSYAWDIFSDMMRSQLRFTFPNADLPRPFTYTTRAILVDWLIQVHEVFHFSEETLYLSVHLLNRCLHQIKVNTAKLQLLGVVCLFLAAKKEECLLPEVSELCFLMENGYSNRQLLRMERRVLTELKFELSHCSPLHFLLLSASIAHCSAKVVWMARYLLELSLLEGQCVVFLAAHLAGAALCLSRRVLQEPPTPEGETAWCVASSIHVGSETTLLRIMLIQAGAAARAQSKDTRATFLKYSTAGTMHVSSHPSLLSAPCLLGLPTTHT from the exons GTGGCGGAAGAGAGACGAGCCCCCTTAAGAGCCTTGGCCAATGCCTGTGGGCCCAAAGAGCGTTGGCAGCCCCAGGAGGGAGAGTCCAAGGGGACCTACCAGAAAACTGAACCAGAGGCCAGATGG GCCAGGAGGCTGCCTGTGTCAACAGATGATGGCATTATCATGGGCTTCCATGAGGACGACAGCCCCTCTCATTCAG GTGGCTGTATGGAGGAAGAGGCTGTGCTGATCTACCTGCATGGCCTCCAGGGCCTCTATAGCCTGCAGGCGTTGGTGCCTGGCATGCTTCGTCATGAGACTGAGCTGGCCATGGAGACGCTTGGTCTTATCTACGACAGGAGCTACGCATGGGACATCTTCTCTGACATGATG AGAAGTCAGTTGCGGTTCACCTTCCCCAATGCAGACCTACCCAGACCTTTCACATACACCACCCGTGCCATCCTGGTCGACTGGCTCATCCAAGTCCAT GAGGTGTTCCATTTCTCAGAGGAGaccctctacctgtctgtccacCTCCTGAACCGCTGCCTACACCAGATCAAGGTGAACACAGCCAAACTGCAGCTACTGGGAGTGGTCTGTCTCTTCCTGGCTGCCAAGAAAGAAGAGTGTCTTCTCCCTGAG gtgtctGAGCTGTGCTTCCTCATGGAGAATGGCTACTCCAATAGACAGCTGCTCCGTATGGAGCGCCGAGTCCTCACTGAGCTGAAGTTTGAGCTTTCCCACTGCTCTCCCCTGCACTTCCTGCTCCTCTCTGCCTCAATCGCCCACTGCAGTGCCAAG GTGGTGTGGATGGCCCGTTACCTTCTGGAGCTCTCTCTGTtggagggacagtgtgttgtgttcCTGGCTGCCCACCTGGCTGGTGCTGCCCTCTGTCTGTCCCGCAGGGTACTGCAGGAGCCCCCCACCCCAGAGGGAGAGACTGCCTGGTGTGTTGCCTCAAGTATCCACGTAGGCAG TGAGACGACCCTGCTGAGGATAATGCTCATCCAGGCAGGGGCTGCAGCCCGGGCCCAGAGCAAAGACACTCGCGCTACTTTCCTCAAGTACTCCACAGCAGGGACCATGCATGTCAGCAGCCACCCGTCCCTGCTGAGTGCCCCCTGTCTGTTGGGCCTGCCAACTACACACACCTGA
- the LOC123993890 gene encoding cyclin N-terminal domain-containing protein 2 isoform X2 gives MAKTGFCDSIPLLDLHKKARRLPVSTDDGIIMGFHEDDSPSHSGGCMEEEAVLIYLHGLQGLYSLQALVPGMLRHETELAMETLGLIYDRSYAWDIFSDMMRSQLRFTFPNADLPRPFTYTTRAILVDWLIQVHEVFHFSEETLYLSVHLLNRCLHQIKVNTAKLQLLGVVCLFLAAKKEECLLPEVSELCFLMENGYSNRQLLRMERRVLTELKFELSHCSPLHFLLLSASIAHCSAKVVWMARYLLELSLLEGQCVVFLAAHLAGAALCLSRRVLQEPPTPEGETAWCVASSIHVGSETTLLRIMLIQAGAAARAQSKDTRATFLKYSTAGTMHVSSHPSLLSAPCLLGLPTTHT, from the exons GCCAGGAGGCTGCCTGTGTCAACAGATGATGGCATTATCATGGGCTTCCATGAGGACGACAGCCCCTCTCATTCAG GTGGCTGTATGGAGGAAGAGGCTGTGCTGATCTACCTGCATGGCCTCCAGGGCCTCTATAGCCTGCAGGCGTTGGTGCCTGGCATGCTTCGTCATGAGACTGAGCTGGCCATGGAGACGCTTGGTCTTATCTACGACAGGAGCTACGCATGGGACATCTTCTCTGACATGATG AGAAGTCAGTTGCGGTTCACCTTCCCCAATGCAGACCTACCCAGACCTTTCACATACACCACCCGTGCCATCCTGGTCGACTGGCTCATCCAAGTCCAT GAGGTGTTCCATTTCTCAGAGGAGaccctctacctgtctgtccacCTCCTGAACCGCTGCCTACACCAGATCAAGGTGAACACAGCCAAACTGCAGCTACTGGGAGTGGTCTGTCTCTTCCTGGCTGCCAAGAAAGAAGAGTGTCTTCTCCCTGAG gtgtctGAGCTGTGCTTCCTCATGGAGAATGGCTACTCCAATAGACAGCTGCTCCGTATGGAGCGCCGAGTCCTCACTGAGCTGAAGTTTGAGCTTTCCCACTGCTCTCCCCTGCACTTCCTGCTCCTCTCTGCCTCAATCGCCCACTGCAGTGCCAAG GTGGTGTGGATGGCCCGTTACCTTCTGGAGCTCTCTCTGTtggagggacagtgtgttgtgttcCTGGCTGCCCACCTGGCTGGTGCTGCCCTCTGTCTGTCCCGCAGGGTACTGCAGGAGCCCCCCACCCCAGAGGGAGAGACTGCCTGGTGTGTTGCCTCAAGTATCCACGTAGGCAG TGAGACGACCCTGCTGAGGATAATGCTCATCCAGGCAGGGGCTGCAGCCCGGGCCCAGAGCAAAGACACTCGCGCTACTTTCCTCAAGTACTCCACAGCAGGGACCATGCATGTCAGCAGCCACCCGTCCCTGCTGAGTGCCCCCTGTCTGTTGGGCCTGCCAACTACACACACCTGA
- the LOC123992567 gene encoding sodium- and chloride-dependent GABA transporter 2-like isoform X3 — MNSTSAATEFWERRVLAISGGIEEVGSVRWEVLLCLIVMWVICYFCIWKGVKSTGKVVYFTATFPYAMLLVLLIRGLTLPGALQGVLFYLYPEPDRLSDPQVWMEAGSQIFFSYSVGVGSLNVLGSYNTYNNNCYKDCLWLCLLNSGTSVVAGFAVFSVLGFMAHEQGVPIEEVAESGPGLAFIAYPQAVAMMPLPQMWAVCFFIMIILLGLDTQFVAMEVVMTSVSDLFPTVLRRTGRRELFLLFFCLTCFFFQLIMVTEGGMYVFQISVIYLKRVFVLVTPLSSCPQGGMYVFQISVIYLKRVFVLVTPLSFCPQGGMYVFQLFDYYACNGTCLLFLSVFESLAMGWIFGAERMYGVIEDMTGMRPNPVFKLCWLYLTPLVSLVSFICSLVEYQPLTFNRWYVYPGWVYVLGWLLALSSIVLVPGWALLQICTGTGSLRERFLHLCRPDNDLPLTRKRKAVLWSRDGGTLMTAAEESTDN; from the exons ATGAACTCAACCTCTGCAGCCACTGAATTCTGGGA GCGTCGTGTGCTGGCCATCTCGGGGGGCATAGAGGAGGTGGGCAGTGTCAGGTGGGAGGTGCTGCTCTGTCTCATCGTCATGTGGGTCATCTGCTACTTCTGCATCTGGAAAGGGGTCAAGTCAAcaggcaag GTTGTATATTTCACTGCTACCTTCCCCTACGCGATGCTGCTGGTACTACTGATCAGAGGCCTGACTCTGCCAGGGGCCCTGCAGGGGGTCCTGTTCTACCTCTACCCTGAACCAGACAGGCTCTCTGACCCCCAGGTGTGGATGGAGGCCGGCTCCCAGATCTTCTTCTCCTACAGTGTGGGAGTGGGCTCCTTAAACGTGCTGGGCTCCTACAATACCTACAACAACAACTGCTACAA AGACTGCCTGTGGCTGTGCTTGCTGAACAGCGGCACCAGCGTGGTTGCTGGGTTCGCAGTTTTCTCAGTCCTGGGGTTCATGGCTCATGAACAGGGCGTTCCCATTGAGGAGGTGGCGGAGTCGG gtcctgggctggcgttcATAGCGTACCCCCAGGCAGTAGCCATGATGCCCCTGCCTCAGATGTGGGCTGTTTGTTTCTTCATCATGATCATTCTACTGGGTCTGGATACACAG TTTGTTGCCATGGAGGTGGTGATGACGTCAGTATCAGACCTGTTTCCCACGGTGCTGCGGAGGACTGGGCGCAGGgagctcttcctcctcttcttctgtcTCACCTGCTTCTTCTTCCAACTCATCATGGTCACAgag GGTGGGATGTATGTGTTCCAGATCTCTGTGATCTACTTAAAGAGAGTGTTTGTCCTAgtcacacctctctcctcctgtccccagGGTGGGATGTATGTGTTCCAGATCTCTGTGATCTACTTAAAGAGAGTGTTTGTCCTAgtcacacctctctccttctgtccccaGGGTGGGATGTATGTGTTCCAGCTGTTTGACTACTATGCCTGTAATGGAACCTGTTTGCTCTTCCTCTCTGTGTTCGAGTCCCTGGCCATGGGATGGATATTTG GTGCAGAGCGTATGTATGGCGTAATAGAGGACATGACAGGGATGAGGCCTAACCCCGTCTTCAAGCTCTGCTGGCTCTACCTGACCCCTCTGGTTTCTCTG GTGTCGTTCATCTGCTCTCTGGTGGAGTACCAGCCCCTGACCTTCAACCGCTGGTATGTGTACCCAGGATGGGTGTATGTTCTGGGCTGGCTGTTGGCCCTCTCCTCCATCGTCCTGGTCCCCGGGTGGGCCCTGCTGCAGATCTGCACCGGGACAGGCAGCCTTAGAGAG CGTTTCCTCCACTTGTGTCGGCCAGACAATGACCTCCCGTTGACCCGGAAGAGAAAGGCTGTCCTCTGGAGCAGAGATGGAGGTACACTCATGACTGCAGCAGAGGAAAGCACAGACAACTGA